One window of Diabrotica undecimpunctata isolate CICGRU chromosome 8, icDiaUnde3, whole genome shotgun sequence genomic DNA carries:
- the LOC140448001 gene encoding uncharacterized protein → MHTGEKPHKCEICFKQFSRISELKRHSWEHTGEIPHKCEICFKQFSDISSLKTHLRTHTGEKPHKCEICFKQFSDISSLKTHLRTHTGEKPHKCEICFKQFSRISDLKRHSRVHTGEKPHKCEICFKQFSRISRLKTHSRIHTGEKPHKCEICFKQFSDISSLKRHSRVHTGEKPHKCEICFKPFSDISSLKTHLRTHTGEKPHKCEICFKHFSRISELKRHSRVHMGEKPHKCEICFKQFSDISSLKTHLRTHTVEKPHKCEICFKQVSKLSRLKTHSRMHTGEKPHKCENLF, encoded by the coding sequence ATGCACACGGGAGAAaagcctcacaagtgtgaaatttgttttaagcagttttcacgAATAAGTGAATTGAAAAGACATTCGTGGGAGCACACGGGAGAAatacctcacaagtgtgaaatttgttttaagcagttttcagaCATAAGTAGTTTGAAAACTCATTTGAGAACACACacaggagaaaaacctcacaagtgtgaaatttgttttaagcagttttcagaCATAAGTAGTTTGAAAACTCATTTGAGAACACACacaggagaaaaacctcacaagtgtgaaatttgttttaagcagttttcacgAATAAGTGATTTGAAAAGACATTCGAGGGTGCACacgggagaaaaacctcacaagtgtgaaatttgttttaagcagttttcacgAATAAGTCGTTTGAAAACTCATTCAAGAATACACacgggagaaaaacctcacaagtgtgaaatttgttttaagcagttttcagaCATAAGTAGTTTGAAAAGACATTCGAGGGTGCACacgggagaaaaacctcacaagtgtgaaatttgttttaagccgtTTTCAGACATAAGTAGTTTGAAAACTCATTTGAGAACACACacaggagaaaaacctcacaagtgtgaaatttgttttaagcatttTTCACGAATAAGTGAATTAAAGAGACATTCGAGGGTGCACAtgggagaaaaacctcacaagtgtgaaatttgttttaagcagttttcagaCATAAGTAGTTTAAAAACTCATTTGAGAACACACACAgtagaaaaacctcacaagtgtgaaatttgttttaaacaggtTTCAAAACTAAGTCGTTTGAAAACTCATTCAAGAATGCACacgggagaaaaacctcacaagtgtgaaaacttgttttaa